In one window of Calypte anna isolate BGI_N300 chromosome 1, bCalAnn1_v1.p, whole genome shotgun sequence DNA:
- the CCDC71L gene encoding coiled-coil domain-containing protein 71L, which produces MTRSRKQAALEREAGKMNPEADSAAAAAAGARAAVSGAASGEAAPAAWGLEGEEEKVVYSRSQVSFAGTKALGDALKLFMPKSTEFMSSDSELWNFLCSLKHEFSPVILRSKDVYGYASCRAVVPDPPPPSAERHRRRAGKRRLAAVDAKRRAAAAGGSAKRRRRRRRRRRVRGRPRPAAPAASGLRGEGQAAALLPLPEEEEEADSERGSPEDGAAWEPFGGKSLEEIWKAATPRLTTFPTIRLRGSVWSRRSLVAARRAQRILGVDLCPVVRVRRLPVAPS; this is translated from the coding sequence atgACCCGCAGTAGGAAGCAGGCGGCGCTGGAGAGAGAAGCCGGGAAGATGAACCCAGAGGCGGACAGCGCCGCGGCAGCGGCCGCGGGAGCCCGGGCGGCGGTGTCGGGGGCAGCTAGCGGCGAAGCGGCGCCCGCCGCCTGGGGgctggaaggggaggaggagaaagttGTGTACTCCCGCTCGCAGGTCTCCTTCGCCGGCACCAAGGCGCTGGGCGACGCCCTCAAGCTCTTCATGCCCAAGTCCACCGAGTTCATGAGCTCTGACTCGGAGCTGTGGAACTTCCTCTGCAGCCTCAAGCACGAGTTCTCCCCGGTCATACTCCGCAGCAAGGACGTCTACGGATACGCCTCCTGCCGCGCCGTCGTCCCCGATCCGCCGCCGCCCTCGGCGGAGCGGCACCGCCGCCGCGCCGGCAAGCGGCGCCTGGCGGCCGTCGACGCCAAGCGCCGGGCCGCGGCTGCGGGTGGCAGCGCTAagcggcggaggcggcggcggcgccgcAGGAGGGTTCGAGGGAGGCCGCGGCCAGCGGCACCGGCGGCCAGCGGCCTCCGCGGCGAGGGGCAGGCGGCGGCGTTATTGCCTCTgccggaggaggaggaggaggcggacAGCGAGCGGGGCAGCCCGGAGGACGGGGCCGCCTGGGAGCCCTTCGGCGGCAAGTCGCTGGAGGAGATCTGGAAGGCGGCCACCCCCCGCCTCACCACCTTCCCCACCATCCGGCTGCGGGGCAGCGTCTGGAGCCGCCGGAGCCTGGTGGCGGCGCGGCGGGCGCAGCGGATCCTCGGCGTGGACCTGTGCCCCGTGGTGCGGGTGCGGCGCTTGCCCGTAGCACCGTCCTGA